Proteins encoded in a region of the Chitinivibrionales bacterium genome:
- a CDS encoding histidine phosphatase family protein, translating into MNTRILGVRHGETKWNKAGIQQGHLNRDLTDAGVSQAKALAQGLKAYEFDALYSSDLGLAVGTAEEISKVIGKEFKREERLRERNLGLMQGLSKDEFADKYPEEWKRFQSGDPEYRLPDGESSMDRYVRAIECIEELVEKNKGKTFLIVSHGGIVMSLFYKALKIPIEKYGNESIMKSYKSDTDTGAVHLFNIWTWQVRSITLLWYFYSMRTPIQ; encoded by the coding sequence ATGAATACCAGAATACTGGGAGTGAGACACGGCGAAACAAAATGGAATAAAGCAGGCATTCAGCAGGGGCACTTGAATAGGGATTTGACAGACGCTGGCGTATCACAGGCCAAAGCATTAGCCCAAGGTCTGAAAGCATATGAATTTGACGCACTTTACAGTAGTGATCTTGGTCTCGCTGTCGGAACTGCAGAAGAAATTTCTAAGGTAATTGGAAAAGAATTTAAGAGAGAAGAAAGATTGAGAGAAAGAAACCTGGGTTTAATGCAGGGGTTGAGTAAGGATGAATTTGCAGACAAATACCCGGAAGAATGGAAGAGATTCCAAAGCGGCGACCCTGAGTACCGCCTTCCTGATGGTGAATCAAGCATGGACAGATATGTTAGGGCCATAGAATGCATTGAAGAATTGGTAGAGAAAAATAAGGGAAAGACATTCCTGATTGTATCTCACGGCGGGATTGTAATGAGCCTTTTCTATAAAGCATTAAAAATCCCCATCGAAAAATATGGAAATGAAAGCATTATGAAAAGCTATAAATCTGATACAGATACTGGTGCTGTTCATTTGTTTAACATTTGGACATGGCAGGTCAGAAGTATTACCCTATTATGGTACTTCTATTCAATGAGGACTCCTATACAATAA
- a CDS encoding DUF1156 domain-containing protein: MRRGTTQLLIPPNYIELKIKNIKTGLPALHQWWARRALPVCRAVVFASRLPRSISR; this comes from the coding sequence GTGAGGAGAGGTACAACCCAGCTTTTAATTCCCCCGAATTATATAGAATTAAAAATCAAGAATATAAAAACCGGCTTGCCGGCTCTTCACCAATGGTGGGCACGAAGGGCGCTGCCGGTGTGCCGAGCCGTCGTTTTTGCCTCCAGACTGCCCAGGAGCATATCGAGGTGA